The following nucleotide sequence is from Cyclobacteriaceae bacterium.
TGGTTGTGCAAAATCTTAAAAATTCTTTTCGGGATAAATCAGAGAAAGAGATTAACGCACTGGCGGATGCTTACTACAGATATCTATGCGATCTTATTCTAGAAACACTCAAGACACTCCGGACTACCGAAAAAGAAGCTCGTGAGCGATGCACGTTTCACAAACAAGAGTGGCTGACAAAACTTTGTGAAGAGAACAGAAGCATCATTTTGGTTATGGGACATTACGGTAACTGGGAATGGGCCGGTCCAAGCTTTACACTCAACACGGGTTATCAATTGGTGGTGATCTATCGTCCCTTGTCAAATAAATACTTTGACAATATGATGGTGGGCATGCGAACAAAATTTGGAACACGGATTACGCCTGTTAATCAAACCCTCAGAGACATGGTGGCCAGCAGGAAGCAACTAACGGCAACTGCCTTCATTGCCGACCAAAGCGCTTCACATGATAATGCTCATTGGATGAATTTTCTTGGTCAGGACACAGCAGTTTTTATGGGTCCGGAAAAGCTCAGTACTAAATTCAATTATCCTGTCGTTTACATTAAGATTTCCAGACCCAAACGGGGATACTACGAGGTGACACCCGAATTGTTGTTTGAGAATCCCAAGCAGACAACTGATAATGAAATATCTGAGGCTTTCATGAACCGATTGGAGAAAGACATTATTTCTGACCCCACTATCTGGCTTTGGTCACACCGCCGGTGGAAACATCAGCGGCCAGCAAAGGATGAGTAGATATCGTATATACGGAATTACCCTTGATTTTTCTTAACTTTGTGATCCATGCACGAATACCAAAATATGCGTACCGGAAAGGAATTAATAGCCGCCAGCAAGGAATTTGCCTGTGAAAACAGGTTGAGAAGCTGGGCTGAGGTCCTTTTCACAATTGTGCTGGCAGGTGTATTCCTGGTTGCTACCGCGTTGACCTTTATTCCCAGCTGGGGTCATATTATAATGAGTATTGCTGCCGGCCTTACCTACATGAGGATTTTTGTTATCTATCACGATTACCAGCACCGGGCAATTTTACAGCGCTCTCAGGTTGCTGAATGGCTCATGAAACTTGTAGGCATATATATGCTCGCGCCCGAAACCATCTGGAAGCGTACCCACGAACATCATCATAATAACAATTCAAAACTCACCATTTCCGGCATTGGTTCTTATCCAACGGTAAGCAAGGAAAGGTTCAAAAGCCTTACTAAAAGTGAGCGAAGAATATATCTTATCAATCGCCATCCCCTTACAATACTTCTGGGATACTTTACTTTGTTTACATACTGGTTAAATCTGAAGTCATTCGTTCAGAGTCCTTCCAAGCATATGGATTCCCTTGCCTCACTTTTACTTCATTGGGGAATGGGTTTTGCGACTTACTACTATTTAGGGTTTGAAGCTTTTATTCTTGTATGGTGGCTCCCTTTCTTTATTGCTTTCAGCATGGGATCATATCTGTTTTACAGTCAGCATAATTTTCCAGGCGCGAAGTTTCGTGAAAACAAGGATTGGTCTTACGACAATGCTGCACTGGCATCAACCAGTTTCATGAAAATGAATCCAATCATGCATTGGTTTACTGCCGATATCGCATATCATCATGTTCATCATCTCAATTCAAGAATTCCTTTCTACCGTCTGAGAGAAGCGATGAAGAGCATGCCCGAACTTAAGAATGTTGCCAAAACATCTCTTAGCCCGGTTGACATGTGGAAGTGTTTCCGTCTCAAGGTTTGGGATCCTGAGAAAGAGGAGATGATCACTCTTCGTCAGATGTAAGTCTCAGTCAAGACTTCATAATCATTATAAATAACAATTATATTTCTTTGCTCTCTTTGAAATCAGAAGAGAACTCATTTACCTTTGTTCCATCATGCTGAGAGAAATAGCAAAATATCGTTTCAATTCAACACCGCATAGTGGTTTTGGATGCGTGTGCCGGATTTTCAGTTGATCATAACCTGATCAATCACTGTAAACCCGGCATCAACCGGGTTTTTTTATTATAGACCCATTCGATTTGAAAAAATGAAAGCCTTAAATGGTAAGAGAATCATTTTGTCAAAAATGAAAGTAATAATGTGTTGTTAAGAATTTCTCCTCATGAGAAAATTAAAGAGTTGAGTTATGAAAAGGAAAATGTTAAGTGGGAATGATCTGATCAAATTAGGTTACCCTGAAGGAAAGGCGATTGGACTCGCCATCAATACTGTAGTAAGATTCTATCGCAGAAGTGATAAGGAGGAAATCTATGCGGTTTTGAAAGCTGTTCTGGCAAATCCAAAAGACTATGTCGAAGATTCTTTATGGAGCAAGGTGGCGTTGGCATTGTTACCATCAGAAAAGAAAAACAGGTCGCACGAACTATTAAAGAACAGAATTGAATATCCGATCTACGGTTCCGAAAATATTGAAGAAGGAGCCCGGAATCAGATGGAGATCGCAATGAAGCTGCCGGTAACAGTGGCGGGTGCTTTAATGCCTGATGCTCATCAGGGATATGGATTGCCCATTGGCGGAGTTTTGGCAACACGTAATGCAGTGATTCCATATGCTGTCGGAGTTGATATCGGATGTCGCATGTGTTTAACCGTATATCCATTGGATGATGTTTATCTGGAAAGACACAGAAGCGACCTGAAGAATATACTACTGGACACTACATGCTTTGGAAGCGAAGCATTTAAGAAGCCCAAGGAGCATGAAGTATTGGAGAGCAAACTGTTTAGCGAAATTCCGATTCTCCGAAATCTGAAAGGAAGGGCGGCAACACAGATAGGTTCTTCAGGAAGTGGGAATCACTTTGTTGAGTTTGGATGGATTGAGTTGAATGCCAACAATGAATGGAAACTGAATTCCGGAAGGTATCTGGCAGCACTATCTCATTCAGGTTCGAGAGGTCTTGGAGCAGAAGTTGCAAGACACTATACCCGACTGGCAAAAGAGCTATGCCACTTGCCTGGAGAAGCATCTCATCTTGCATGGCTGGATCTTGATTCAGAAGCAGGACAAGAGTACTGGCTGGGGATGAATCTTGCGGGTGATTATGCTTCCGCAAATCATCAGCAGATCCATCAGAGAATTGCATCAGCCTTAGGTGAACAATCTCTATTTACGGTAGAGAACCATCACAACTTCGCCTGGAAGGAAAAGCTGATGGATGGAAGTGAAGTAATTGTTCATCGCAAAGGCGCGACCCCTGCAGGCAAGGGTGTTCTTGGAATTATTCCAGGATCGATGACTGCGCCTGGGTATGTTGTGAAGGGCAAAGGCAATCAGCAATCATTGAACTCTGCATCTCACGGAGCAGGTCGATTGATGTCTAGAAGTGCAGCCAAGAACAGTATTACCAAAAAAATGGTAAGACAGGAATTGGAGAAATCGGGAGTGGATCTGATCGGTGGCGGTCTGGATGAAGCACCGATGGCCTACAAGGACATCCGGAAAGTGATGAGCTATCAGGATGAATTAGTGGAAGTGCTCGGAGAATTTTCTCCGAAGATTGTGAGGATGGCTGGAGGAGAAGATGAAGATTAAAGATCAAAATTTAATCTCTCCAAATGCCTGAGAAATTAATTTACTAAGGTGAAATTTTATCAATACCAGATTAAGCCTTCGCCTTTGATCTTTAACTTTTTAATTATGAGAATTGAATGGATTGAAAAATACATGAAGGACGCCGAAGGAATGATTTATGAGAATCAAATTGAGGCAGGACTAAACGTGCTGAATGGTCTTCTTTATGAAGAGCCAGGGTATGGAAGTCTTCACAATCACATCGGATGGGCTTACATGTACTATACTGCGGATGCCGCAAAGGCTGAGCAGCACTTACAGTGGGCGATCAGGTTTGAAGCAGAATTTCCTGCTCCTTACCTGCACCTTGGTGCATTGTACATCCGTCAGTGGCGTTATGACGAGGCATTGTCTGTTCTTCAAAAGGGATTGACAAAGCCAGGAGCTAACAGACTGGCTCTTTATGAGAACATTGGTCAGGTGTATGAATTGAAAAAGGAATACACGAAAGCTGTGCGCGCTTATAAAGAAGGTCTCGCTTCTACCGCTGGAGGTGACACCTATCAGATGACGGAAGGTATCAAAAGATGCCGGAAGAAGAGATGGGTGATGATGTTTACTTTTTAGGAGTGATCCATTCAGGTCACTCCTTTTTTCTGATCTTGCGGCAGAAATAAAACTGACCTCCTAAAACTTAAAGTAGGTTTTTACATTGTTGTAACAGATATCCTCAATCATCTTTCCAATGCGAGGTATATCATTCGGCAATTCTCCATTTTCAACATCCTTTCCAACAAGATTACAAAGCGTTCTACGGAAATACTCGTGACGAGGAAATGAAAGGAAACTCCTTGAATCTGTTACCATTCCAACGAAGCGTGACAATAACCCCATATTGGACAGCGTATTCATCTGCCTTTCCATGCCATCCTTCTGATCTAGGAACCACCAGCCAGAGCCGAATTGCATTTTACCCGGCATCGATCCATCATTGAAGTTCCCCACCATCGTCGCAAAAACTTCGTTGTCTGAAGGGTTCAAATTATAGATGACAGTTTTGGCGAGTTGATTGCTCGTATCGAGATAATCTAAAAATCTTGAAAGATGCTGAGCCTGACTAAAATCACCTACAGAATCAAAACCGGTATCAGGTCCTAATTGCTTTATCATTCTCGCTGAATTATTACGCAGTGCTCCCAAATGAAGCTGCTGCGCCCAACCAATAGAATGATATTCCTTACAAAGATGAATCAGAATTGCACATCTCAACTGAAGACGTTCTTCCGTCGAAAGCTCTTTTCCGCCTCTCACCTTCTTAAATAATTCAGGGGACTTTGACAAAGCATTTGCATCAAAGTGTATAAACTCCAGACCATGATCTGAAGCACGACAGCCCAGTGAATTAAAAAACTTAATTCTGTTTACAAGTGCTGAGATCAGATCATCGAAACTGTTGATAGATGTATTTGAAGCACCTGCCAACTTCTCCAGATATTCATTGTATGCCACTGGATTCTCAGTTGCATACGCCTTATCAGGACGAAACGAAGGATACATTTTCAATGCTGTTCCCTGTTTTGCAAATTGCTGATGATACTCCAGAGAATCAATTGGATCATCGGTTGTGCAGACCACCTGAACATTCATTTTTGCTAATAGTCCCTGCACCCTAAAATCTTCCTGCTGAAGCATTGCTGAGCTTTGATCATAGATATCTCTTGCGGAAGATTCATCCAGTATCTTAGTAATTCCAAAATAACTCTTCAGTTCGAGGTGAGTCCAGTGGTACAATGGATTCCGCATGGTGTAAGGAACTGTCTTAGCCCATTCATTGAACTTATCAAAAGGAGATGCATTGCCGGTGCAGTATTTTTCTGCAACACCATTGGTACGCATGGCCCGCCATTTATAATGATCGCCAGCAAGCCAAGGTTCTGTAATATTATTGAACTTCCTGTTCTCCGCTATCTCTTTTGGCGAAAGATGATTGTGATAATCGATGATAGGCATTGAAGCAGCATATTGTTCGTAGAGCTGAACGGCTGCATCATTGGTCAATAAAAAATCTTTGTTCAGAAATGGCTTAAATGACTTTGTCATATTATAAAATAAACAATACGATGTTAAAAACTATACGCCACAGAATACATTAAAGCCACCGTCTACCGGAACATTGACACCGGTTACAAATGCAGAAGCATCCGAGCACAGCCATACCAATGTTCCAATCAGTTCTTCTGGTTTTCCAAACCGTGCAAAAGGAGTTTGATTGATTGCTGATTGGCCACGAGCCGTATACGTTCCATCAGGATTTGACAGCAATGCTCTGTTTTGTTCGGTCAGAAAGAATCCAGGAGAGATCGCATTAACACGAATACCTTCTCCAAATTTCTTTGCCATTTCAACTGCAAGCCATTCTGTAAAATTTCCAACAGCCGCTTTGGCTGCTGAATATCCGACTACTCTTGTAATCGGTCGGAAGGTAGCCATTGACGCAATATTGATGATCACTCCTTTCTTCCGCTTGGCCATGTCTTCTGAAAAGACCTGGGTAGGCATTACCGTTCCCATGAGATTGAGGTCAACCACTTTTTGAAAATCAGCCAGATTGAGATCAAAGAAATTCTTATCCGGAGCTATGATTGCACCAGGCATATTGCCACCGGCAGCATTCACAAGGATATCAATGGACCCAAACTCTCGAATGATTTCGGTGCGGGCTTCCTCTAATTGATGACGATCTAAAACATCAGCTTTTACCGCCAATGCTTTTCCACCTGATGCCTTGATCTCCTTAACGAGATCTTCTGCCGCTTCCTTCCTCCTGCCAAGAATAGCTACTGATGCTCCCGCAGCCGATAATCCCTTTACCATGGATTGTCCAAGAACACCGGTTCCCCCGGTTATAACTGCGATTTTATTGTCGAGTGAGAATAGAGATTTTGGGGTGCTCATTAAAAATGTGTGG
It contains:
- a CDS encoding RtcB family protein, translating into MKRKMLSGNDLIKLGYPEGKAIGLAINTVVRFYRRSDKEEIYAVLKAVLANPKDYVEDSLWSKVALALLPSEKKNRSHELLKNRIEYPIYGSENIEEGARNQMEIAMKLPVTVAGALMPDAHQGYGLPIGGVLATRNAVIPYAVGVDIGCRMCLTVYPLDDVYLERHRSDLKNILLDTTCFGSEAFKKPKEHEVLESKLFSEIPILRNLKGRAATQIGSSGSGNHFVEFGWIELNANNEWKLNSGRYLAALSHSGSRGLGAEVARHYTRLAKELCHLPGEASHLAWLDLDSEAGQEYWLGMNLAGDYASANHQQIHQRIASALGEQSLFTVENHHNFAWKEKLMDGSEVIVHRKGATPAGKGVLGIIPGSMTAPGYVVKGKGNQQSLNSASHGAGRLMSRSAAKNSITKKMVRQELEKSGVDLIGGGLDEAPMAYKDIRKVMSYQDELVEVLGEFSPKIVRMAGGEDED
- a CDS encoding SDR family oxidoreductase; the protein is MSTPKSLFSLDNKIAVITGGTGVLGQSMVKGLSAAGASVAILGRRKEAAEDLVKEIKASGGKALAVKADVLDRHQLEEARTEIIREFGSIDILVNAAGGNMPGAIIAPDKNFFDLNLADFQKVVDLNLMGTVMPTQVFSEDMAKRKKGVIINIASMATFRPITRVVGYSAAKAAVGNFTEWLAVEMAKKFGEGIRVNAISPGFFLTEQNRALLSNPDGTYTARGQSAINQTPFARFGKPEELIGTLVWLCSDASAFVTGVNVPVDGGFNVFCGV
- a CDS encoding fatty acid desaturase — its product is MRTGKELIAASKEFACENRLRSWAEVLFTIVLAGVFLVATALTFIPSWGHIIMSIAAGLTYMRIFVIYHDYQHRAILQRSQVAEWLMKLVGIYMLAPETIWKRTHEHHHNNNSKLTISGIGSYPTVSKERFKSLTKSERRIYLINRHPLTILLGYFTLFTYWLNLKSFVQSPSKHMDSLASLLLHWGMGFATYYYLGFEAFILVWWLPFFIAFSMGSYLFYSQHNFPGAKFRENKDWSYDNAALASTSFMKMNPIMHWFTADIAYHHVHHLNSRIPFYRLREAMKSMPELKNVAKTSLSPVDMWKCFRLKVWDPEKEEMITLRQM
- a CDS encoding lysophospholipid acyltransferase family protein, producing MQAFFFYIAYPIIYLIASLPFWALYKLSDFFYLLFKISGYRRDVVVQNLKNSFRDKSEKEINALADAYYRYLCDLILETLKTLRTTEKEARERCTFHKQEWLTKLCEENRSIILVMGHYGNWEWAGPSFTLNTGYQLVVIYRPLSNKYFDNMMVGMRTKFGTRITPVNQTLRDMVASRKQLTATAFIADQSASHDNAHWMNFLGQDTAVFMGPEKLSTKFNYPVVYIKISRPKRGYYEVTPELLFENPKQTTDNEISEAFMNRLEKDIISDPTIWLWSHRRWKHQRPAKDE
- the uxaC gene encoding glucuronate isomerase, translating into MTKSFKPFLNKDFLLTNDAAVQLYEQYAASMPIIDYHNHLSPKEIAENRKFNNITEPWLAGDHYKWRAMRTNGVAEKYCTGNASPFDKFNEWAKTVPYTMRNPLYHWTHLELKSYFGITKILDESSARDIYDQSSAMLQQEDFRVQGLLAKMNVQVVCTTDDPIDSLEYHQQFAKQGTALKMYPSFRPDKAYATENPVAYNEYLEKLAGASNTSINSFDDLISALVNRIKFFNSLGCRASDHGLEFIHFDANALSKSPELFKKVRGGKELSTEERLQLRCAILIHLCKEYHSIGWAQQLHLGALRNNSARMIKQLGPDTGFDSVGDFSQAQHLSRFLDYLDTSNQLAKTVIYNLNPSDNEVFATMVGNFNDGSMPGKMQFGSGWWFLDQKDGMERQMNTLSNMGLLSRFVGMVTDSRSFLSFPRHEYFRRTLCNLVGKDVENGELPNDIPRIGKMIEDICYNNVKTYFKF